The DNA region CATCTACAAAGTGATGTTTAAACTCCGTCGAATCAAACACACTCCGAGCCAGATCTTTGACTAACTTAACACATTGTCGATTCACCTTTTCAGGAGCATTCTCAAGTGTAAGCCACGCAAAATCAGTATTATCCCGCCTAGCTACCCAATAAAGCTCCTCTTCATTTGAAAGTTCGACGAATCGCTGACCGACTTGTTCTATCAACGAACTAAACGCCTCACGTTGTTCATGATAAATCTCCATTAGAGGCTCAAATGAAAAAATAGCTACGGCTCCAGTGACGTTCTCATCAGCCGTAAGGTGAACCTCTAATTCTGCATCGAAATATTCGCGGTTGCCCAGTCCTGTTAATGAGTCCACAAACGAATGTCGACGTAACCGATTAGACAGTTCTGTCTGCTGCTGACGACTATAATGATGTTCATTTAACAGTAAGTTAATCGCTAACTCAGAAGTTAAGGGATGTTCGTCAGACGGAGAAAAATGCTGAGGGTCGAAGTCTCCAGTTAATATCTGCTCCGCTTTATCTTCTAAATGAAATAGCGGGGACAAACAATAAAAGGTACCTACGATCGCTCCCAAAACAATGACAACCAAAAGTAACGTAAAGCCACTAAACTCCGCGCCTTGCAATGAACCTTCTGGAGGAACAAGAAACACCGTGAGCTCAGCTGTATCTAGGCTATCGGTTCCCACGTTAAACGGCACATGGTAGATAAGTAACCAAGGTTTACTTGTAGAACTCTCTGCCACATCGCCATAATTCTCAACAACTCGACCATTGCTTTCTAGTTGAATCGCGACGATATCTTCGAGCAACGCAAGTTCACCCATGGTATCTCGACGGACCTCAACCGGTGTAAAGTTGATGCCCGCGATACGCCGACCAATTTCAGCTTGCTGAACTTTCAGCCAACTTTGAAACTGCTGCTGATGCTGCAAGTCTCGTCCACTCTGAACCTTGTAAGCACCAAAGAGAACCAACATCACGGCAGCAACCCAGATGAGAATAATTTTATAAGCAACTGATTTCATTAATATTAAGATCCGTCTCTCACTTTACCTGCAACTTAAAGCATAGACTAATTCTGCAGGCTTCGCTGCATCAATATCGGTAGATTGTCTCCCTCTAACAATACGCAGTGGCAATAACGAGCATGTCTGTTTTTGTCGCCCAAAAGCCGGCTTTCCCTTAAAGAGTCAGCCGCTACAAAAACTTGGTAACCGCACTTAAAGTGAAACTCAATGGCAAACATTGACTCAGCTTCAATAACATCATCAAACCACCACAGAAACGATAGAAGATAGCCATTAATGACACTATTGTATTTTCTGACAATGCTTGCTAGCTTGTACACAGCGCAGATAAGAAAGTGACCGTATCAACGCTGGTCTGATGGTTCATTGAGGAGCAACTAAAGCAAGGGAGAATTAAAGGAATGGAGTCAGAGTTTAGTCGTATAGATGACCCTTTGGCAGAGTATTTGTCGTGCATCGTCGAAGGCACAGGCCAAGATGATATTAACGACCTTCGAACGCACTTCGGAGAAGTTTACCAAAATCAATCGCTCTGGCGCGCTGCCATCAATGATTTAGACAATACCGATACAACGACTTCAAAGAATCTTCTTTGCTTTTCAACGCCTCTGGAGGCCTTTATCGGTGTCGTTGATAAACTAGCGGCTCAAATTCTACCACTCACTCACTTACATGAACAAAGCCCCAAATTTTTAAGAGCATTTTCATTATGGACGTTGCGTACTTGGATTCAACAATTCTCAACACAGCGTTATCTTTATGAGTTTCAATCCATCCTTGAATTTACGGCTCGGGTCTTAAGGCCTTACGACAATCGATCGGGTCGAAGCTTTGAACAATTACTTGAAACATTTGCGGAGATATTTGAGCAACATATTATAAAGACTCAACTCGAGGAAGAGCTGCTACCATTACAACGCACGCTGACCAACGCATTTCAGAGTTTCCAACAAAGCATTAGAGCCTTCGAACAACGTGTGATTCAATTTGAACAGCAACAAGCGCATAACTCCAGTGCATCTCTGACTGCTCGAGCGATCATTAATCAAGTCACCGCAGGCGAAAAGGTACCCGATTGGGCCTATCGATTTATAAATGAACAGTGGCATCGATTATTCCACCTTTCTTTACTCAAGAAAGAAGACGAAAACCCAATAGTGGATGACGGCAAGCTACTCCTACAACAGTTAGTCGAAAGCTTGAAATTAAGAACTTTTGAAGATGTTCAAAGTCATTTTTCGAAACTCATTATGCCGCTTAGAGAAAATATTCGAACTATGTTTTCAAGTATTGCTATTGATGACAACATCTTGGAGCACTTTTTGAATCAACTCGAATCGTTCCACATTCGCATACTAGAGGGTCAAGAAACGAGTGATAACTGGATTACAATAGAAACAGAGGCACAATCAAATAATCAGCTTGATGACGAACAACAACGCAAAGTCGCAGCGCAGTGTCGTGTCGGAACCTGGTTTACTTATC from Pleionea litopenaei includes:
- a CDS encoding EAL domain-containing protein yields the protein MKSVAYKIILIWVAAVMLVLFGAYKVQSGRDLQHQQQFQSWLKVQQAEIGRRIAGINFTPVEVRRDTMGELALLEDIVAIQLESNGRVVENYGDVAESSTSKPWLLIYHVPFNVGTDSLDTAELTVFLVPPEGSLQGAEFSGFTLLLVVIVLGAIVGTFYCLSPLFHLEDKAEQILTGDFDPQHFSPSDEHPLTSELAINLLLNEHHYSRQQQTELSNRLRRHSFVDSLTGLGNREYFDAELEVHLTADENVTGAVAIFSFEPLMEIYHEQREAFSSLIEQVGQRFVELSNEEELYWVARRDNTDFAWLTLENAPEKVNRQCVKLVKDLARSVFDSTEFKHHFVDVGVTFFKSGDAAYDVLASADMALRNAQLEGENKVHLYQPDHLSKDMIKGGVRWRSFLQKKLDQREVILYFQPQVSDENLEYSSFEVLSRMEDNGKIIPASVFLPMASRCGLASEFDRLIVDKVIKSLSFGEQFDDAELSINLFSDSIRNEKFILWLVQRLSSLPELSERLFFEVSEFSIMRADQKFHWALEQIADLGPRWCVESVGSPNADLSYLRKYPIDRLKIGHSIVRHIDRHQDKQLFVQTLITAANQAGVMVWAEGVESDEEWATLQELGVTGGQGYLFGMPQDQLLLSDTIREEV
- a CDS encoding DUF1631 family protein; protein product: MESEFSRIDDPLAEYLSCIVEGTGQDDINDLRTHFGEVYQNQSLWRAAINDLDNTDTTTSKNLLCFSTPLEAFIGVVDKLAAQILPLTHLHEQSPKFLRAFSLWTLRTWIQQFSTQRYLYEFQSILEFTARVLRPYDNRSGRSFEQLLETFAEIFEQHIIKTQLEEELLPLQRTLTNAFQSFQQSIRAFEQRVIQFEQQQAHNSSASLTARAIINQVTAGEKVPDWAYRFINEQWHRLFHLSLLKKEDENPIVDDGKLLLQQLVESLKLRTFEDVQSHFSKLIMPLRENIRTMFSSIAIDDNILEHFLNQLESFHIRILEGQETSDNWITIETEAQSNNQLDDEQQRKVAAQCRVGTWFTYRTNQQTYQCRVIERSLALNLVILVNYSGARVEGLKFSEAAEYLASGKFTPLSLHSQLAEKVNEISSYLLTEIQQIKTTLQEKERALTRQKVLERLELSRLERLETKKSKQQAKKRAREAEIKQQRLLAIKEWEETLKTLVSGSTFIAHELDGQIIQFVLRLNKTEKMVFVDKRGVRVGEWLPAQLAEKLVDQKIELLASRQSTEMTMEQIVASQRSKRQESTV